AAGCTCGGTGTAAATCACCCCTTCCTCGGCTGACCGTTCCAGCACCTCGGCCAGCAGGCGGGCGTAATCCTGCGGTGTTTTCAACACGCTGGTCGCGGCCTCATAGACCTGCAGGAAACCTGCAAAGTCATCATAGGCATAATGCCCGCGTTCATCGAAGACGCCGGACAGATCAGTGTGTTTCTCTGCCGCGATGGCGCGAATGAAATCTGGCGGGGCAGCACCTTCAAGGTGCAGATGCAACTCGGTTTTCTTCAAAGAAACGACTTTCCCTCTTGTGGTGCCGGCAGATCCAGATGGGCCATGACCGACGCGCCAATATCGCTGAAAGAGACCTGGCCGATCGCCCTGGTCCCGACCCCGACACCCAGAACCGGCACCCGTTCGCGCGTGTGATCGGTGCCGCACCAGCTGGGATCATTGCCATGATCGGCGGTGAAGATCGCCAGATCGCCGGGACGCAATGTGGCGATGAAACGCCCGGCCACAGCGTCAAACCATTCCAGATGCGCGCCATAGCCCCGAATATCGCGCCGATGACCATAGAGGCTGTCGAACTCGACGAAATTGGCGAATGTCAGGCTGCCCGGTTCGGCCTCTTGCCCCAGGCGGACCAGATGACCGGCCAGATCGGCGTCGGACTCTCCCTTGTGCAGCCGCGAAATGCCGCGATGGCTGAAGATATCGCCGATCTTGCCCACGGCATGGGTCGTACGACCTGCGCCAAGGGCGATGTCCAGAATCGTATCCGCGGGGGGGGCAATGGCATAGTCGCGTCGGTGCGAGGTTCGCCTGAAGCTTGCGGCGTCCTCGCCAATGAAGGGGCGTGCGATCACGCGACCGACCTTCATCGCGTGCAGCATCGGCGCCAGATCTTCGCAAAGCTTCAGCAAGCGCTGCAGTCCGAAATGCTGTTCATGCGCGGCGATCTGCAACACGCTGTCAGCCGAGGTGTAACAGATCGGCCAGCCCGACTGGATATGGCGCGCGCCGAATTCCTGTATCACCTGCGTGCCCGAAGCATGGCGGTTTCCCAGAATCCCCCCGGTTCCGGCCAATTCGCAGATCCGGCGGGTGATGGCTGCGGGGAAGGCAGGCTGCTCGTCGGGAAAATAATGCCACTGCCAGGGCACCGGCACCCCGGCGATTTCCCAATGCCCCGAAGGGGTATCCTTGCCCGGCGAGATTTCGGTCGCCGCGCCCCACAGCCCCTGTGGCTGCGCATCCAGCCCCGGAGCGGTCTCTCCGCTGGCCAGCGCCAGTGCCGCACCCAGACCCAGCCCATCCAGAACCGGCAGGCTCAGCCCGCACGCCTGGGCGATATGGGCGATGGTATTCGCGCCAGTGTCGGGCAAATCACCGTTGAAGAAGCGGTCCGCATCCGGCGCACCGCCGATGCCGACACTGTCCATGACAATCAGAAATGCGCGCTTGTCATTCATCGGCATCAACCCTGTGGCGGATCAGCGGTCCCGATTGGGCATCCTGCGCGATCTGATAGGCGTCCTGCACCGCGCGGATGGCAATTTCGGCACCGACATCATCGGCGGCATGAACGAAACCCAGTGGATTTTCATGGCCCACCTCATCGCCCAACCGGGCCATCCGGTCCAGTCCGACCCGATGGTCAATCTGCTCGCCAGCCCGCGTTCTTCCACCGCCAAGAGCGACGACGACATGGCCCAGTGCCGTCACATCGATCTTCGAAACCTTGCCCGATGGCGCAGGAACTGGCCGGACCACAGGTGCCCGCGCCAGATAGGCCTCGGGGCGTTCCAGCAGGTCAGCCGGCCCGCCCTGCGCCGCAATCATGCGAGAAAATCGTTCGGCTGCGGCACCGGATTCAAGGGTTTCATCCAGACCTTCCGTCCCCTGCCCGGCCAGCGCCAGAACCTCGCGTGCCAAGGCCAGTGTCAGATCGCGCAAGGCCCCCTTTTTGCCGCGCAGCACTGCAATGGCCTCGGCCACCTCAAGTGCGTTTCCGGCGCTCTGCGCCAGCGGCTGATCCATATCGGTGACAAACGCCGAACAGCGGCATCCGGCGCCATTGGCGGTGCGCACCAAGGCCTCGGCCAGGGCACGGGTCGAGTTACCCTTGCGCAGCAAGGCACCGCTGCCTTCTTTCACGTCCAGCACCAGCGCATCCAGCCCGGCGGCCAGTTTCTTGGACAGGATCGAGGCCGTGATCAGGTCAAGCGACTCGACCGTGCCGGATTCATCGCGAATTGCATAGAGCCGACGGTCTGCCGGCGCGATATCGCCCGTTGCCGAAACGATCGCGCAGCCGATATTGCCGACGATTGTCTGAAGCTGCTCCTGCGACTGATCACAGAGGAAGCCGGGTATCGCTTCCAGTTTGTCCAGCGTGCCACCGGTATGGCCAAGCCCGCGCCCCGAGATCATCGGAACATAGACACCCCGCGCCGCCAGCAGCGGTGCCAGAATCAGGCTGACCGTATCCCCGATGCCGCCGGTCGAATGCTTGTCCACCACGGGTCCGGGCAGATCCCAGCGCATCAACTGACCGGAATCGCGCATGGCGCGGGTCAGGGCCACGCGCCCCTCCTCATCCAGCCCGCGGATCAGCACGGCCATCGCGAATGCCCCCGCCTGCGCATCACTGACCGAGCCATTCGCCAGCCCCTGCGCGATCAGGGCGGCACCCGGGCCGTCAAGCCGCCGGCCATCGCGAATCGCGGCAATGACCGGTCGGGGATCGGTCATTCGGCATTCCTCATGTGATCCGCGTCAAATCGTCCCGGCAACAGTTCCTGAATGGTGGTCTCCATGGTCTGCCCAGCCACGGTGCCCAGCAGAACCGGCGTGTCGCCCTTGCCGAATTCGGCCAGTTTCTGGCGGCATCCTCCACATGGCGGCACCGGCGAGGGGCTGTCGGCAATCACCGCGACCTCGACCAATTCCGTTTCCCCTGCCGCGACCATGGCTGCAATCGCCCCCGCCTCGGCGCATGTGCCCTCGGGATAGGCGACATTCTCGACATTGCAGCCGCGATAGATCGCCCCCGAAGCCCCGCGCACCGCCGCGCCGACCTTGAATTTCGAATATGGCGCATATGCGACCTCGCGGACCTCTCGCGCCGAATCCATCAAACTCATTGCCTGCCCCTTTCGCCATGATCGGGCAATTTTGCTTGCCCGGAGGAAACAACGCAAGACGAAGCCTGCTGTTCCCCCGCAGCAATTTGGTTTAACGGTAAATCAGTCCAAATTCCGGAGAAAAAAGAGATGGAAGAGCGCAGGCAGGATACCGCCCGCCAGTCAGCACTGGATTACCACGAATTTCCCCGCCCTGGTAAGCTGGAAATCCGCGCAACCAAACCTCTGGCCAATGGCCGCGACCTGTCGCGGGCCTATTCGCCCGGCGTCGCCGAAGCCTGTCTGGAAATCAAGGCCGATCCCGCCACGGCCAGCCGCTATACTTCGCGGGGAAACCTGGTCGCCGTGGTCAGCAATGGCACCGCAGTTCTGGGGCTGGGCAATATCGGGGCCGCTGCGTCGAAACCGGTGATGGAGGGCAAGGCCGTGCTCTTCAAGAAATTCGCCAATATCGACTGTTTCGATCTTGAGGTGAATGAATCCGACCCCGAGAAACTGGCCGACATCGTCTGCTCGCTGGAACCGACCTTCGGCGCGATCAATCTGGAAGACATCAAGGCTCCGGACTGTTTCATTGTCGAAAAACTGTGCCGCGAGCGCATGAATATTCCGGTGTTCCATGACGACCAGCACGGCACTGCCATCGTCGTTGGCGCGGCGGCGACAAATGCGCTGCGGGTTGCGAACAAACGCTTTGAAGACATCAAGGTCGTGTCGACCGGCGGCGGTGCCGCGGGCATTGCCTGTCTTGACATGCTGCTGAAGCTGGGCGTGCGACGCGAAAATGTCTGGCTGTGCGACATTCACGGCCTGGTTCATGAAGGTCGGAGCGAGGATATGACCCCGCAAAAGGCCGCCTATGCACAGGCTTCGGATCTGCGCACGCTGGATGATGTCATCGGGGATGCGGATCTGTTCCTTGGCCTGTCCGGTCCCGGCGTATTGACGCCCGCGATGGTCGAAAAGATGTCATCGCGCCCCATCATCTTTGCCCTTGCCAATCCGACGCCAGAAATCCTGCCCGAGGATGCGCGCGCCGTTGCGCCGGATGCGATCATCGCCACCGGGCGCAGCGATTACCCCAACCAGGTCAATAACGTCCTCTGCTTCCCCTTCATCTTCCGGGGGGCGCTGGACGTGGGCGCGACAACCATCAACGACCAGATGGAAATCGCCTGCGTCGAGGGCATTGCCGCTCTGGCGCGCACCACCACCGCCGCCGAGGCCGCGGCCGCCTATCGCGGCGAGACGCTGACCTTTGGCCCGGACTACCTGATCCCCAAGCCCTTTGATCCCCGGCTGGTGGGCGTGGTGTCTTCGGCGGTTGCCAAGGCCGCGATGGAAACCGGCGTGGCGCTGCGCCCGATCGCCGATATGGACAGCTACAGACACAAGCTGGACGGCTCGGTCTTCCGCTCGGCCCTGATCATGCGCCCGGTCTTCGAAGCGGCCGCCACCACCCAGCGTCGCATCGTCTTTGCCGAGGGCGAAGACGAACGGGTGCTGCGCGCGGCCAATGCGATGCTGGAGGAGACGACAGACACGCCCATTCTGATAGGCCGGCCCGAGGTCATCGCCATGCGCGCCGAACGCGCAGGCCTGCCGATCAGGCCGGAACGCGACTTCGAGATCGTGAACCCGGAAAACGACCCGCGCTATCGCGACTATTGGGAGACCTATCACCACCTGATGGCCCGGCGCGGTGTCAGCCCGGATATTGCCCGCGCGATCATGCGCACCAATACCACCGCCATTGCTGCCGTCATGGTCCATCGTGGCGAGGCCGACAGCCTGATCTGTGGAACCTTCGGCCAGTATTCCTGGCATCTGCAATATGTCAGACAGGTCCTGGCACGGGGCGGGCTGCATCCGGTCGGCGCATTGTCGATGATCATCCTTGAAAACGGGCCGCTGTTCATTGCCGACACGCAATGCCACAACGACCCCACCCCCGAGCAGGTCGCCGAGGCCGTGATCGGCGCGGCCCGTCATGTGCGCCGTTTCGGCATGACTCCCAAGATCGCCCTCTGCGCCCATTCGCAATTCGGCAATCTGGACACCTATACCGGGCGAAAGATGCGCGCGGCGCTGGAAATCCTCGACATGCAGGAACCGGACTTCATGTATGACGGTGAAATGCATGTCGATGCGGCGCTGGACCCAGCCCTGCGCGAACGGATCTTCCCCGGTTCACGCCTGGAAGGTGTGGCCAATGTGCTGGTCTTTGCCGGGACCGATGCGGCATCCGGCGTCAGGAATGCGCTGAAGATGCGCGCCGACGGGCTGGAAGTCGGTCCGATCCTGATGGGCATGGGCAACCGCGCGCATATCGTGACGCCCTCGATCACCACGCGCGGCCTGCTGAACATGAGCGTGCTGGCCGGAACCCCGGTCGCCCATTACAGTTGACCTCTTGCGGTCCGGGACAGCCATCCCCGGACCGCGAATCGCATCTCCAGAGGGGCCGCCTGCCCTTCATATATTTTGCAAACAACCCCGGCCCCTTTGCCTGATTTTGCAGTTTTGTGCTGTTTGCAAATTTTTTTGACCGCCCCCCAAATAATTCTGCAAATATCCCTCTTGATGACGCTAACATTGTTGCGTGAAGTCATGTCTGCTGGATACGAAATAACCAGCTTTCAGGAGGAGGCATGCAATGGCATACCAAGATCTCTATGCGGGATGGCAATCCGATCCCGAAACATTCTGGATGAAGGCGGCCGAACAGATCGACTGGGCTGCGCCGCCAAGCCAGGCCTATTTCGATCAGGGCCCCGCAGGTGAATGGTTTGCCGATGCGACGGTCAACACCTGCTGGAACGCGGTGGATCGCCATGTCGAGGCCGGCCGCGGCGATCAGCTTGCCATTATCCATGACAGCCCCATCACCCATTCCTATCGCGGCCTGACCTATGGCGAACTGCGCGATCGCGTGGCGCGGCTGGCCGGTGCCCTGCGCGACAAGGGCGTGACCAAGGGCGACCGGGTCATCATCTACATGCCGATGGTGCCCGAGGCGCTGGAGGCCATGCTGGCCTGCGCGCGTCTGGGGGCCATTCATTCGGTCGTCTTTGGCGGATTTGCCGCCCATGAGCTGGCGGTGCGGATCGACGACGCCACCCCAAAGGCCATTATCGCGGCCTCTTGCGGGCTGGAGCCGGGGCGTGTGGTCCATTACAAGCCGCTGCTGGATTCCGCGATCGAACAGGCCACCCACAAGCCGGATTTCTGTGTCATCTTCCAGCGCGAGCAGGAAGTCGCCAAGCTGATCCCCGGTCGTGATTTCGACTGGCACAGCTTTCAGTTCGACACCGAACCCGCCGATTGCGTGCCTGTCGAGGGCAACCATCCCGCATATATCCTGTATACCTCCGGCACCACCGGCCAGCCCAAGGGCGTGATCCGCCACACCGCCGGCCATCTGGTCGCGCTGAACTGGACGATGAAGAACATCTATGGAATCGACGCCGGTGACGTGTTCTGGGCCGCCTCGGACGTGGGCTGGGTCGTCGGGCACAGCTATATCTGCTATGGGCCGCTGATCGCTGGTGCGACCACCATCGTGTTCGAGGGCAAGCCGGTCGGCACGCCGGATGCCGGGGCCTTCTGGCGGGTGATCCAGAACCACAAGGTGAAAAGCTTCTTCACCGCCCCCACTGCAATCAGGGCCGTCAAGCGTGACGATCCCGACGGGGAGCTGATCAAGGATTACAATCTGTCCAGCCTGCAGGCGGTGTTCCTGGCCGGGGAACGCGCCGATCCCGATACCATCCAATGGCTGGAGTCCCATCTTGACCTGCCGGTGATCGACCATTGGTGGCAGACAGAAACCGGCTGGGCGATCGCTGCCAATCCTTTCGGGATCGAGACCATGCCGGTCAAGAAGGGCAGCCCTTCGGTCGCCATGCCCGGCTATGACGTGCGTATCCTTGATGACTCGGGACAAGAGGTGCCGCAGGGCACGCTGGGATCCATCGCGATCAAACTGCCCCTGCCGCCGGGCACATTGCCCACCCTGTGGAACGCCGAAGAGCGCTTTCGCAAAGCCTATCTCGAACGTTTCCCCGGCTATTACGAGACCGGCGATGCGGGCTATATCGATGAGGACGGCTATCTCTACATCATGGCCCGCACCGATGATGTCATCAATGTGGCCGGCCACCGCCTGTCCACCGGAGCGATGGAAGAGGTCTTGTCGGCCCACCCTGCGGTCGCGGAATGCGCGGTGATCGGAATTGCGGATTCTCTGAAAGGGCAGATGCCGCTGGGATTCCTCTGTCTCAAGAAGGGGGCCGATATC
This is a stretch of genomic DNA from Paracoccus seriniphilus. It encodes these proteins:
- a CDS encoding cytidine deaminase gives rise to the protein MSLMDSAREVREVAYAPYSKFKVGAAVRGASGAIYRGCNVENVAYPEGTCAEAGAIAAMVAAGETELVEVAVIADSPSPVPPCGGCRQKLAEFGKGDTPVLLGTVAGQTMETTIQELLPGRFDADHMRNAE
- a CDS encoding NADP-dependent malic enzyme — encoded protein: MEERRQDTARQSALDYHEFPRPGKLEIRATKPLANGRDLSRAYSPGVAEACLEIKADPATASRYTSRGNLVAVVSNGTAVLGLGNIGAAASKPVMEGKAVLFKKFANIDCFDLEVNESDPEKLADIVCSLEPTFGAINLEDIKAPDCFIVEKLCRERMNIPVFHDDQHGTAIVVGAAATNALRVANKRFEDIKVVSTGGGAAGIACLDMLLKLGVRRENVWLCDIHGLVHEGRSEDMTPQKAAYAQASDLRTLDDVIGDADLFLGLSGPGVLTPAMVEKMSSRPIIFALANPTPEILPEDARAVAPDAIIATGRSDYPNQVNNVLCFPFIFRGALDVGATTINDQMEIACVEGIAALARTTTAAEAAAAYRGETLTFGPDYLIPKPFDPRLVGVVSSAVAKAAMETGVALRPIADMDSYRHKLDGSVFRSALIMRPVFEAAATTQRRIVFAEGEDERVLRAANAMLEETTDTPILIGRPEVIAMRAERAGLPIRPERDFEIVNPENDPRYRDYWETYHHLMARRGVSPDIARAIMRTNTTAIAAVMVHRGEADSLICGTFGQYSWHLQYVRQVLARGGLHPVGALSMIILENGPLFIADTQCHNDPTPEQVAEAVIGAARHVRRFGMTPKIALCAHSQFGNLDTYTGRKMRAALEILDMQEPDFMYDGEMHVDAALDPALRERIFPGSRLEGVANVLVFAGTDAASGVRNALKMRADGLEVGPILMGMGNRAHIVTPSITTRGLLNMSVLAGTPVAHYS
- a CDS encoding propionyl-CoA synthetase: MAYQDLYAGWQSDPETFWMKAAEQIDWAAPPSQAYFDQGPAGEWFADATVNTCWNAVDRHVEAGRGDQLAIIHDSPITHSYRGLTYGELRDRVARLAGALRDKGVTKGDRVIIYMPMVPEALEAMLACARLGAIHSVVFGGFAAHELAVRIDDATPKAIIAASCGLEPGRVVHYKPLLDSAIEQATHKPDFCVIFQREQEVAKLIPGRDFDWHSFQFDTEPADCVPVEGNHPAYILYTSGTTGQPKGVIRHTAGHLVALNWTMKNIYGIDAGDVFWAASDVGWVVGHSYICYGPLIAGATTIVFEGKPVGTPDAGAFWRVIQNHKVKSFFTAPTAIRAVKRDDPDGELIKDYNLSSLQAVFLAGERADPDTIQWLESHLDLPVIDHWWQTETGWAIAANPFGIETMPVKKGSPSVAMPGYDVRILDDSGQEVPQGTLGSIAIKLPLPPGTLPTLWNAEERFRKAYLERFPGYYETGDAGYIDEDGYLYIMARTDDVINVAGHRLSTGAMEEVLSAHPAVAECAVIGIADSLKGQMPLGFLCLKKGADISDEQVCREVVTMVRDQIGPVAAFKLVCVVDRLPKTRSGKILRGTMVKIANGEDFKPPATIDDPAILDEIAEALKGLGYPRS
- a CDS encoding phosphopentomutase, which gives rise to MNDKRAFLIVMDSVGIGGAPDADRFFNGDLPDTGANTIAHIAQACGLSLPVLDGLGLGAALALASGETAPGLDAQPQGLWGAATEISPGKDTPSGHWEIAGVPVPWQWHYFPDEQPAFPAAITRRICELAGTGGILGNRHASGTQVIQEFGARHIQSGWPICYTSADSVLQIAAHEQHFGLQRLLKLCEDLAPMLHAMKVGRVIARPFIGEDAASFRRTSHRRDYAIAPPADTILDIALGAGRTTHAVGKIGDIFSHRGISRLHKGESDADLAGHLVRLGQEAEPGSLTFANFVEFDSLYGHRRDIRGYGAHLEWFDAVAGRFIATLRPGDLAIFTADHGNDPSWCGTDHTRERVPVLGVGVGTRAIGQVSFSDIGASVMAHLDLPAPQEGKSFL
- a CDS encoding thymidine phosphorylase, producing MTDPRPVIAAIRDGRRLDGPGAALIAQGLANGSVSDAQAGAFAMAVLIRGLDEEGRVALTRAMRDSGQLMRWDLPGPVVDKHSTGGIGDTVSLILAPLLAARGVYVPMISGRGLGHTGGTLDKLEAIPGFLCDQSQEQLQTIVGNIGCAIVSATGDIAPADRRLYAIRDESGTVESLDLITASILSKKLAAGLDALVLDVKEGSGALLRKGNSTRALAEALVRTANGAGCRCSAFVTDMDQPLAQSAGNALEVAEAIAVLRGKKGALRDLTLALAREVLALAGQGTEGLDETLESGAAAERFSRMIAAQGGPADLLERPEAYLARAPVVRPVPAPSGKVSKIDVTALGHVVVALGGGRTRAGEQIDHRVGLDRMARLGDEVGHENPLGFVHAADDVGAEIAIRAVQDAYQIAQDAQSGPLIRHRVDADE